The genomic window tattagtcccggttcaagaaccgggattaaaggcccttacgaaccgggacaaatgcactgttttctactagtgatgtacCATAAGGTGCATGTTGTTTTGGAAAATATTGCCATATTTGATTAGAGTTAGCCATGTCAGCAAGTTGTTTGTGGAATACGAATGCAAACACTACAATTCCATGTTTTAAAGCGGGCAACAACTTGGCCTCATCGCATCGACTAAAAAGAGTTTACATATTATAAGGCTATGAACGATGGGAAACCACCACTATAAGCTTGAGACATCATGAAAATCTCAAATGCTTTGGGCTTGCAATCCCCCACGGTTTATATATTTATGAACAATACACTGTCTATCGGTAGAGTCTGCCGATGGTTAAGGACTTAAGGCGAAGTCAATGTACAATTTTGTTCATTTGCCAATAAGTTCTATTGATTAGCCTTGTTTTTAATGTTGTGCCAATTAAGTTTGATAAACAAATGCTGGAACTTGTCAGGAAGATGGCCGTCTTTACCTCCGCCTTTCAAGACTTGTGGAATACTAATAAATTTTTGGAAGTTGTTAGAACTCATCTTCAAACTCGACGATACATTAAACCTTTGTTGATGTTGAAACCTGCCATCCACTTTTTGTGCTTTGAAATCTTACAACAACGGTACATGATTCTTGCATTATAATGGCATTATTTTCTTCTGATAAAGGATGCTTTTATTAATTCAAAATATAGCATCAAGCAGGTACAGAGCATGATGAGCAACACTCAACCTCTGCATTATAACATTCGGATTGTTAGCTTATTTTTTATTCTTTATAATCCGGTTCTCATTATAAATAACTGAACTAAATAGTTTAATTACTCACTAACTTCATACACGTCCTTGAAATGCCTAAGGGTGGTGTGAGGTTCTTGTTTAGTTTTCATTACTTTTACTTTTTTTAAATCAATGTAGAACTAGAAGTTGAACATAGTTAACTTTTACTTTTGAGTACCAAATCCATGTAATTTCAGCTTACCAAAGAAATACCCGAGTTAGATTTTTTTTCATTATGCTTTTCGTTTTTTACATGGTTGGGCTCATGTCTCCCTCGGAAGAAAATATGGTCAGATTTGTCAGCTCTTCTTTTCAGCGAGGAAAATATTTGAATATGTTTTGACTTCGTTGACCATAATCACACACTACATCACACAAAAGAGAGGAAGGAATACAGTTTGATTTTCTTCTAGGTTCGTGTTGGGTGTAAACAAAATCGAACCGGTGCTATAAATAACAAAATCAAATCTATAGAAATAATATGTACCGAGCCGTGTTGATCATTGTGTAGAAAAAACGTTGTGTCGTGGTAATAGTTGGTTTGGCACTGAGTCACATTGCATGGTTTTTTAAAAATTGAAATCATAAAATCTCTAGACAGCAAACTGATTAAACTAgtcgaatgcccgtgcgttgccacgggccaacAAATGAAATTGTGTAAACAATGCTCATTTTCCTCCCCAGAAACGAGCATATTGCACGCAATGTTCAACCACAacacaaatgcaagcatattcttcTCTCTATTCTTACAAACATGACACACCCCTCTAGCCGCCCTTTCCCATTAAACTTGccgttcatcaccttctctgtccaTACATCATTCACCCTCTCAATCTATTGCCCCttaattttgcatgtagcttccatGTCATTGTTTCGTTGTCTCGGACGGTACAAAAAAACCCTACCACGTCACCTTCTTCTAGATCTATTCCTAATCCAAGGAAGCTAAATCTAGTTGAATGACCGTGCGTTGCCCTGAAAAATAAAATTATCTATGAAAACACATATCATAATATCATTATATGGAGTTTGTACATCACATGCTTATGACTATGTTTCTCCAAGCATGCATTTCAATTTCCACCCTCACCAAAATATGTACTTACATGTGCTCCTTCAACCACACAAATACGTCTTATCCCCCCCTCCATGAAATTCGCTTTGCATCATTGTGTTGCACATGTGATATTTAAAAACAAGGAAGCGAGTGGTGTCATCAGCATTAGTCATCTACATTTGGCACTCGGGAAGAAGGCacaattggcttctctgaccagattTGATTCTATCTAGGTGTTACTCTTCTATATTGACGAGTTCCGTCTGTGAAGCGAATTCTAGGCTTCCTCCTGTTCAACACAGGTACCAAATTTGAGATGCAAAACTTTAAGATGTACATGATTTCTTGCACAAATCCTCTTGCCGAATCATGGAGCTTCAAATTTTCTGTGGACAAAATCATCCGAGTGCAGTGTATTGCAATGCTCGAGTAATAAACATATACAACAAACTTTTGAGTCTATGAATTTATGATAGTGAGGAGTATAAACTATGAAACATAGATTGGAATCTCATGAGGTCAGTACAACTTAAATGAAGTTCCTAAAGAATATAAGTTGAAGATTTCGTAACATATCAGTTGGTATTTCAATGATAGTTGGACCATAAAGTTTGCAAGCTAGTTTCCCTTCTAAGAAGGGCCAAATACATTCCTTATAAACAGCTGGAACTCTATGTCCTTAGTAAGTTTCCCGAAAAAAGCGACACTTGCACCATCATGGATGTCCGAGTACTTCGCATGCTATTTCTCCCACCTCCGTTTTTTGTCTCCCCTCCCCTTTCGCAAAAGAAAACGGTTTTACCCATGCATGTTCACCGCTGGAAATAAGCCCCAACTCATGCATGCACATGCTTTAAAAAAAGCCGGTCGACCCGAAAAGGAAATCTTGCCCACACACTCCGGAGGTGAGCTCGTCCAATCTTGCCACCACTCCATCTCCCCCGATTGTCGTTCTCCACCTTCCCAGCCCTCGCCACTTCACCTCCCCCATCCATGCACCGCTTTTGTAGGCAGCCCCTGTCATCGCCGCCTTCATCGATGGCCCCCTCGCCACCACCACAGCGTGATGccttgccatcatctccatgccccCATCAGTTGCGTCCACTAATCAAATAGTGGGACCTACAAACAGATTATACACTAAAAACTTAGTACGCAAGATTAGTGCAAACCCAAACCAGATTCAGCGAACTAAACCAAATATAACTCCCAGGCAAAGAAGGGTACCTCCCCATCAGTTCCATAGAGTCACACGATCGACAACATATACAGATTTCCGATCAGATGAGTAGACAATGTTGCGAACCTCCCCAGACCATTCTGCAAAGGGTTACAAAATGGTAGATAGAAAATAGGGATGCATTTTATGTCCTCGTAGAAAGGACATATAGATATAATATATATGTCCAGAAATTTACCTGGAGCATGTACATTTAGAATTTTGTTAGCAACTCACCTGTAGAAGGCATAAAAATTGAGGTCACCAGACACAAAATTAAAAAATACATACACATCATGTATGTTCACGATCATGTGAAGTGAAACAATTTTGAACAATAAACCGAAAAATGACGTGTTAAATTAGTCTACGTTCCCAGGAGGCCAAACAGAAATCAAAAGATGTGATGTTCAGTTTATTTATCTGATAGGAAATGCTCTCTAGTTATATTATTACAGTTATCAGTCTACAAACTGAAAGGCATTGTGCTATTCATGACAGTTCTCTTGAACTTCTGATGCAAGAATGCAAATTCGAATGACAAGAATAGACGGTGCCCCTTAATATAGACCCAAAATTAATTTAGTAAACCCATTGATCACAAGATTTTCCGACAGAAACACGATAGACTTCCCGACCTAGCCCTAGAACGGAACCCGTAACGTCCCCCGCCGCTCGGTCCCCAGCCCGCACTGTCGTGGGCGCCTCCCACACCGGCGGCATCCCTTCGGGGTCCCCAAGATGACGAGCGATCCGGCGCGGAGGAAAGGGCTGGCACTGAGGAGCAGCGACTCGGTCGGGAGCCTGGCCAGCGCCAGCGGCTCCCTCCATCATCGCCGCCCTCGGCCACATCCAACGCGGTCGTCGGCCACGAAGAGGCGGACGAGCCCGGCAGCAGGGTGTTGTCCCTCCCATCGCTTTCATGTTCGACTACTCTTCCTTGGATCGCCTACCACCACAGATGCAGGGATCCTCTTGACTCACACGCCGACCATGCCTCAACCAGCGAGCATCGGCGCATCGCCGGCGCGCTCCTTGtgctctccctcctctcttccatgGTTGGCACAAGGGAGGGATGAGACGGGCAGGAGAGAGCCTCTTTATCTAGATCAGGCAGGGGTTAGGTTTGGAAAGAGTAAATCAGCTGGAGCGATTGAGGGAAGGAGATCGGAATGGAGCAGGGCGCGATTGAAGGGTATGGCAAGAAGAACTTTTTTGGAAAGCTTTGATTCTGGTGataattaccatattcgaaatttccttagttatagccttaccatacatggattgatttattactataattatcatatttgagatttctaagtttatagccttaccatacgtggattaattgtgattgattaccataaaccGAAAGATGACGTGTTAAATTAGTCTACGTTCCCAGGAGGCCAAACAGAAATCAAAAGATGTGATGTTCAGTTTATTTATCTGATAGGAAATGCTCTCTAGTTATATTATTACAGTTATCAGTCTACAAACTGAAAGGCATTGTGCTATTCATGACAGTTCTCTTGAACTTCTGATGCAAGAATGCAAATTCGAATGACAAGAATAGACGGTGCCCCTTAATATAGACCCAAAATTAATTTAGTAAACCCATTGATCACAAGATTTTCCGACAGAAACACGATAGACTTCCCGACCTAGCCCTAGAACGGAACCCGTAACGTCCCCCGCCGCTCGGTCCCCAGCCCGCACTGTCGTGGGCGCCTCCCACACCGGCGGCATCCCTTCAGGGTCCCCAAGATGACGAGCGATCCGGCGCGGCGGAAAGGGCTGGCACTGAGGAGCAGCGACTCGGTCGGGAGCCTGGCCAGCGCCAGCGGCTCCCTCCATCATCGCCGCCCTCGGCCACATCCAACGCGGTCGTCGGCCACGAAGAGGCGGACGAGCCCGGCAGCAGGGTGTTGTCCCTCCCATCGCTTTCATGTTCGACTACTCTTCCTTGGATCGCCTACCACCACAAATGCAGGGATCCTCTTGACTCACACGCCGACCATGCCTCAACCAGCGAGCATCGGCGCATCGCCGGCGTGCTCCTTGtgctctccctcctctcttccatgGTTGGCACAAGGGAGGGATGAGACGGGCAGGAGAGAGCCTCTTTATCTAGATCAGGCAGGGGTTAGGTTTGGAAAGAGTAAATCAGCTGGAGCGATTGAGGGAAGGAGATCGGAATGGAGCAGGGCGCGATTGAAGGGTATGGCAAGAAGAACTTTTTTGGAAAGCTTTGATTCTGGTGATAATTACCATATTTGAAATTTCCTtagttatagccttaccatacatggattgatttattactataattatcatatttgagatttctaagtttatagccttaccatacgtggattaattgtgattgattaccataaatacgttgggtattgtcggccagacgagaaagagaaaaaccggtgggaggggggtggtgggaggtgggacgaagaaaaaccggttgaaaaaaaaccggttgaaagtggggggggactattcaaccaattcgtccattaggagtagagatttgagatttctaagtttatagccttaccatacgtggattaattgtgattgattaccataaatacgttgggtattgtcggccagacgagaaagagaaaaaccggtgggaggggggtggtgggaggtgggacgaagaaaaaccagttgaaaaaaaaaccggttgaaaataaaccggttgaaagtggggggactattcaaccaattcgtccatctctactcctaatggatgaattggttgaatagtcccccccactttcaaccggtttattttcaactgtttctttttcaaccggtttttcttcgtcccacctcccaccacccccctccCATCGGTTTTTCTCTTTCTCGTCTAGCCGataatacccaacgtatttatggtaatcaatcacaattaatccacgtatggtaaggctataaacttagaaatctcaaatatgataatctctactcctaatggacgaattggttgaatactccccccccactttcaaccggtttattttcaaccggtttttttcaaccgatttttcttcgtcccacctcccaccacccccctcccaccggtttttctctttctcgtctggccgacaacacccaacgtatttatggtaatcaatcacaattaatccacgtatggtaaggctataaacttagaaatcttaaatatgataattatagtaataaatcaatccatgtatggtaaggttataactaaggaaatttcgaatatggtaattatCACCAGAATCAAAGCTTTCCAAAAAAGTTCTTCTTGCCATACCCTAATCGTGACCTCCTCATCCTGAGGCATTATCTCTACTCTTAATGGAGCAGTTGCTAGGATTGCGTCCACTGTTATTattcgtctggtttattttcgtccggtttattttcgtcttTCCTTCCACCATCCCATGTACCGAAAGCcaaacggatcagaactttccatgtggacacaaattatttagtaatgtctttatgggaGAGAATCAATCACGGTTAATCTCTAATCAATatttaaaaatcaaatctaaattaattaacttaccATAAGTCGGTCAATCACTGATTAATCTTTCCATACGTAGTCAAATTACATCAAAGGAAATGTTTCGATTATAGCAGTACCCTGCTACAAACCGAGCGAGTCGGGCTTTCACCCCGCACCGCACGACTCTTCTCTCCccctcgccgcctcccgcctcgggcCGCTCGCCGTTCGTCTTCCCGAGGGACGCAGCCGCACCACCGCGCTCAGCTGCTCCCTCACCTCCCCCGCCGTCCTCACCCGTAGGACGCCGCCGCACCTCTCCTCTGCATCACCCTGTTGGCGGGATCCAGGTCACGGGGCTGATGACCTCATCATCTCTGACGGCGGATCTGGTCATCGGCGAGGAGGCCGAGCCTCATGCTTCGGCCACAGCCACCCCGACCTCGTTGTATGTTCGCCTCCTCATCCACCCCCTTCCCTGTCCAATTTTGCTTTATTTTGGTTCGTCTTTCATCCCGTCCAAACCGGACTTTTTACCTTACGATGCCCGCCTCCTATGTTTCTGCATTAACTAACACGGCGTCGCGTGATCGTGGAGCAGCAGGGTTGAGAGGATGGGTCTCAGTGACGGGCGGATGGCGTTCGTCGTGTGAGCGAAAATAGTATGTAACTCATGGAGTGCAAGCTGTTGTGCGGCTACATGGCGACGCTCGACTGTAGCGTTGAGACGTAGGGCACGTGCGCCATGATGTCGTGCTTCACCATCGCCTCCCCTAGCTTTCTCTCAAGGCATCGTGGTCTCGATGGGTTGGGGCTCGCCTCCCGCACTCCTCTTTGTCGTGTACAAAAACCAAGGTGACCCCTAGGTACTCTCAACGCTTGGTCTAGAAATCCCTCGAATTCGTTGCCCAAGCCGAGTGTTGTGATCTGACGGTCGGTCATCGTGCAGGTGTCGAATTATTGAGGGAGGCTTCAGATCGTCCTGGGCATGGAGATGAGGCTGGCCATTAAGGATGTGGGTGAAGGTCACGTCGTTTCTTCTCCTGGCTCCAATATCCACTGCTGAtattttgagttctttgatctgaGAAAGAACCATGGGAACGTAAGGTTTTTAACCCAACATGATTTAATTACCCTTTTCACTTTTGTATTTTATAAGTACATAAGCATTCAGTTCTTCTATCCTTTGTACGAGGATGCAATTCACTCCAAACATGTAAACAGTGTCACATCTTACAGAAGCTTCTAATTTTTTACAATGAGTATGGTACATAAACCAATGTGCTTGGGTTGTGCTTTGTGTTTCTGTCATGCCTTGTCTTTAGAAGGCACCGTGATGAATGCTAATTTAATAGAGGAGAATCAAGCAAGCGATGTGCAATGATTTTAATGAATTTTAATGACCATATTCTACACTTAATGATGATTGATAGTCGATTTATGGTTTCTCCCACTTTAGTAAGAAAGATGTGGTGTACAGAATCTTGCAAAAATGGAGGATATGGATTTGGGGCGCGAACTGTCCCGACCACGGCGGTGCTGCCTACCAACACCATGTGCAAGACTGCCTGACTTGTCCTCTATCTTAAtggtaagtttctctctttttctatctcgTGGTCTCCTTGATTTGTCTTTCGAGAAAGGATTGAAAGTAGTTTGGGTGGTTCAATTAATTCAATGCCCAACAATATCATCAGTTGTCAGCAAGAAGTTACTCCAAATTCCATCGCCTAACAATATCATCAGTTGTAAGAAGTTAGGAGTTTGGTACGTACCCCGGTGCAAGAGACCATGGATGCAAAAGGTACTTCTGCTAGAGTAAGATTAGATAGTCAAATTGTAGACAAACAGCAGTGTGCATTGGCATTGCAACTTCTGACATGGGATATTTGTGTAGTCAGATAATTAGGAACCTGGACTACAAGGGCAAATGGGAGGCACCTTTCATCGACATTCAGCCCAGGGAACCTCAACTTTCCCACTGTTGTACATTCATACTACTGTCCATGTATCGCTTCTGCTCAACTATAATACACGGAAACATGAAAGCTCATGTTTTTCCCTTGTTTGTGCAGAGTACAAGGATGATTCCTACATCTATGCATTGATATGCTGAACCACATTGGCATTGAGCCAAGCCAGGTTAgtgcttcaaaaattctgaaaaaatctgTGAAATGTTGTTGACACTTTGTTAAGTATTTGGTTTAACTATGTATGTTTGATTCTTATCCTATGAAGCATAATTAAAGTGTTGACTCTGTTTGACATTTTGATGTATTACGTCTAATTAGTAGCATTTGACTTTTGTTTCATTTCAGATGTCTGATGTAGACAACTAAGGCAATGGCTATTGCATTGTAGGACGAGAAGGTCCAACGCGGTGGCGGCGGGTACATACCCAACGCGGCGACCCGTGGGCGCACCGGTTCTAGGGCCTTGAGAGCTGGGGCCGGCATCCAGGCGGTGAACATGGATGGTGGCGTGTGGAAGTGGGCGGTGGTGGGCAGGGAACAATGTGGCCCTGTCGGCGTCCTCTTCGTTTAGCTTGACATGATCGTCGTTCAGCTGAAAACAAGATtacctaagggatattaagactaGAACATGAATGCACAATACTTTTCCGATGTGATTTTTGTAAATGGAATTAACTTTGTAGAGTTGGCATGACATGCGCCTTCACTAGCGTTAATAATAGACCCTCCCTCCTTCCAAATTCCTGACCAATCATTGTTTTTGTAAGGATCCTTCTCGACTTTTGTTAGTTGTTCATCTATTGTTCATCTATGAATGAATTTAACCATGTGGTCTAACTGATTGGTCATATGAACTTATGAAGTAGTTGTCGTGTGTACTAATTGCGACAAATGGAATCCTTTGCTTTTTGCATTGTTCACTAATATCATTAATAGATATGCATGTGTTACCGATATTTCTTAATTTGGCTGACTGAGCATTACTAGGCTATAATTCTTTGTGACTTTTGATTTTGTTTGTTGTTCTGATCCTATGTCGAATCAATCCCGATCCATGGGGAAGAAGATACAAGGGGACCGACCACTGAGTCGATGATGCCGACGATCGAGGACGGCAAACATAATCATTTTGGTGTCATAGGTTCATTGGAGCTGATGCCGCCACCTCCTCGCCCCTTGGTCTCGGAGGTTGTGATGGCCAGGTCAGCGACATGGCCACGTAGTATGCCTCATTTTCTCCTATTGCGTTGTTTCTTTTTTATCATGTGATTTCTATTTTGTTTCTGTTAGCAATAATTACAGCTCCATGAAGCAAAAGAAAGCTTGAGAAATCATTTTTGTTTATACTCAAAGGCTTGGCTACCTAGGGGTGTTATTGACTCCCTACCAAAAGTTGTGTTTATACTCAAAGGCTTATGCATGCTTTCTAAAAAATATGTTGCACAATCACTGTAATTATGGTGTTATGTGAGTTAGAAGATTTCAAAAGTGCATCAATTGAGAATTACACATATTTATACATCGGACAGGGAAGCATGTATTTGATATTTCCTGCTGAAATTCAGCGTTTTCTATCGGAGGTCTAAATTTTCATATGCCAGACTTTTAAGTTAGATGGTGTGTTATAATGATTTTTTATTGGATGTTGTGCTGTATATTTGGGTCTATGTAATATTTGTTAGGAAATTCCATAATGTATTAAGGTTCTGGTTGCAGCATCTTGGAATATTTGTTTAAAGGTAACAAAATGCTCCATCTGTTGTCTTTAATTAATGGTTAATAACAATGGAAATGCTTCGTGAGATGATTGGTCTTAATCATAAAAGTCATGTAGGGTGCTATCTACCTTGTGTAATATAGTGCACAATAAAGAGTACTATGTTTCTGTACCACTTTCTTTATTTTGTGCATCGCGTGTCTTTCTATGTATACATTATCGAATTACATTTTGTATCGAATAATATTTTGTGTGATATGGATTTCAATTATGTTTACACGTAAAACTTGATATGCATTATGTTTATATATGCACACGGTAAAAATAtttaaaagcccgtggcaacgcacgggccttcTACTAGTTAGGAGTAGagattcgtccattaggagtagagatttgaaCAATGCCACAATAAACAGTTACTACTTCTTCGGTTGGTTTGCCATccatccaagaagaaaaaggaaagaagaaaaaggaaagaaacgaGGGCAACAAGCAGCCGCCGCTGTCTCCACCACTCCACCAGTCCGTTCTCGCCGGCGCCTCTGTCCCCAAATCCAAATGGCGGACGAGGCCGCCGGAGCGAACTGCCCTCGCCGCAGCGCGCGCCTCCGCCCCCAGATTCACGCGAATGAGGAGGAAGCCGAAATTGCAACACGCCGTTGCAGCCCGCGCCTCCATCCCCAAACCCTCGCGAGCAAGGAGGTCTCCGGAgtgacccgccgccgccgccgcggcacgCGCCTCCGTCCCCAGATCCACGGTAATGAGGAGGGCGCCGGGGTGACCCGCCGCAGCAGCCCGCGATTCCATCCCCAAATCCACGCGAGTGGGGATGGGGAGGCCGCGCGTgtgacccgccgccgccgccgcggaaccTCGCCGGAGGCGGCTGAGTCCCTGCCGGCCAGCGACGATCTCCTCCgggagatcctcctccgcctcccgccgcagcCGTCCTCcctcccacgcgccgccgccgcctgcaagCGCTGGCTGCgcgtcgccgccgacccccggTTCCTCCGCGGCTTCTCTGCCCGCCACCGCAAGCCGCCCCTCCTCGGCGTCTTCGAGCCCCTCGACTGGGAGATCGACTCGTGTGGTCGCCTTAATCGTCGCTCCTTCAAGCGCCGCGACAAGTGGATTGAGTTCAGGCCCATCCTCGACCCTCCCAACCGGATCCCTCCTCAGCGCTTCGACCTGCGACGTCACGGCGTCGAAACCGGCATCCGCTCCAGGGCCCAGCTGCTCGGGTGCCGCCACGGCCGCCTTCTCATCATGGACGATGTGCACGCAGACTTTGTTGTCTACGCCCCCATCACGGGCGAGCAGCGCCGTTTGGCCGTTCCCACGGAGTTCAAGAGGGACTTTGTCCATGCGGCGGTGCTCTGTGCTGCCGGCGAGCTTGGCCACGTGCACGGCAGCTGCCATTGGAGCCCATTCAAGGTGGTCTTGGTGTCCATGTACAGAAAGGATAATCGGCCGGTTGCTTGTGTTTACTCCTCGGAGGCTGGTGTGTGGGGCAATCTTATTTCCACAGACGCTCGATGCGGGCTTGTTGATGCTAATCCCGGGATTCTTGTTGGTAATGTCCTTTACTGGTCGTCTAAGTCTGTGTGTGACGGTGAAGGTTTGTGGGGTTTAGATAGGCTCACAAATGATATAATTGAGTTTGATTTGGATACACATAGCCTAGCTGTGATCAAGGGGCCTCCCTGTCTCAATAACTCACTCAGACATCAGATCATCAAGGCAGACGATGGTTCTGTTGGTCTCACCGTGGTGTTTTATGGTAGATTTGAAATGTGGCAGAGGAAGATTGATCGTCATGGTGTTGCCACATGGTTAAATCACAAGAGCATTCAAATGCATCTTGTTCTTGGGCTCTCTCATCAGCTTGAGAGATTGACGAGATGGATACAAATTATGGGGTATGATGAGGATAATGGTGTAATATTTTTACATGTGGATGCCAGTGTCTACATGGTTCAACTGATGTCGATGCAATCCAAGAAACTTTATCGAAGCTATACTCCCAATTATAGATGTCACCCTTTCACAAGTTTCTATGCGCCAGGTGATTGCTCATCCTTAGTCTTTGTGGTGTGGTAGTAACCAACTCCAATAATATCACAAAAATGGTTGATGGAATAACTTCTGAAATAGCAGTTTTTTGGTACTTGTTGAAGATCCCTGCTGCAAGTGACTAGTACACTTGTACTACTACACGcacaattttttttttgatttttttgtctCTAATAAGCTATTGTAGATTTTTTTAGTTTGGGTGTGCTATTACCTTTGTCACCTGGATATGTGGGATAAATTCTAGGCAGTCTTTTTTTTCTTACAAGCGAAAACTTTCTTTATGAGGTAGCTAAATATTACTGTTTTCAGGAACGGTCTGCGCATTTAAAAATTATGTGGCTTTGTTTATTATTGTAAGCATCAAAAGTGGGTTATAGTACATTGATAAAAAGCTGAGTAGTTATTTTGTCGGTTCATCTATGTAACTGACTCAGTGCCTTCTCTTATGCCCTTGTAGCTTTTATTAATCGTCTGACTTCTTATGCGTCTGGTCACAGCCATTCCTGGTGGATGCAATGGAGCTGAGATGTT from Triticum aestivum cultivar Chinese Spring chromosome 3B, IWGSC CS RefSeq v2.1, whole genome shotgun sequence includes these protein-coding regions:
- the LOC123068553 gene encoding uncharacterized protein, which codes for MADEAAGANCPRRSARLRPQIHANEEEAEIATRRCSPRLHPQTLASKEVSGVTRRRRRGTRLRPQIHGNEEGAGVTRRSSPRFHPQIHASGDGEAARVTRRRRRGTSPEAAESLPASDDLLREILLRLPPQPSSLPRAAAACKRWLRVAADPRFLRGFSARHRKPPLLGVFEPLDWEIDSCGRLNRRSFKRRDKWIEFRPILDPPNRIPPQRFDLRRHGVETGIRSRAQLLGCRHGRLLIMDDVHADFVVYAPITGEQRRLAVPTEFKRDFVHAAVLCAAGELGHVHGSCHWSPFKVVLVSMYRKDNRPVACVYSSEAGVWGNLISTDARCGLVDANPGILVGNVLYWSSKSVCDGEGLWGLDRLTNDIIEFDLDTHSLAVIKGPPCLNNSLRHQIIKADDGSVGLTVVFYGRFEMWQRKIDRHGVATWLNHKSIQMHLVLGLSHQLERLTRWIQIMGYDEDNGVIFLHVDASVYMVQLMSMQSKKLYRSYTPNYRCHPFTSFYAPAIPGGCNGAEMLHDM